One Salmo salar chromosome ssa01, Ssal_v3.1, whole genome shotgun sequence DNA window includes the following coding sequences:
- the tmem203 gene encoding transmembrane protein 203 produces the protein MLFSLRELVQWLGFATFELFLQLGALLVFSVLVALRADFFDSGMSWWLVFIPLFAADGLSTYFTAIVSIRLYQENEKRLAVLRLLWVLTVLSLKLVCEVLLCQKLAEQEQARDLWFGLIVSPLFILLQLLMIRACRVN, from the coding sequence ATGCTGTTCTCTCTGCGGGAGCTGGTCCAATGGCTGGGCTTTGCCACTTTTGAGCTCTTCCTCCAACTGGGGGCTCTGCTGGTCTTCAGCGTGCTGGTAGCACTGCGGGCCGACTTCTTTGACTCTGGGATGAGCTGGTGGCTGGTCTTCATCCCTCTGTTTGCCGCTGATGGCCTCAGCACCTACTTCACAGCCATCGTGTCCATCCGGCTATACCAGGAGAATGAGAAAAGGCTGGCAGTGCTGAGGCTGCTATGGGTGCTGACGGTGCTCAGCCTCAAGCTGGTGTGTGAGGTGCTGCTGTGCCAGAAGCTGGCAGAGCAGGAGCAGGCGCGCGATCTGTGGTTCGGTCTCATTGTCTCACCGCTcttcatcctcctgcagctgctgATGATTCGCGCCTGCCGCGTCAACTGA